TCTCTGCTTTCAGTATGAATAGATATTTCTTATTTCAGGTTTGCACATACCAATCCACTACATCTGAGTGTGTTCCCAAGCGTTGTTAGATTCGAAGCAGAAGTGGTTGCGATGACAGCAGCAATTCTTGGTAGTAAAGAAAAGGCTTCTGGAGGAAAAATTTGTGGAAATATGACATCAGGGGGGACTGAAAGTATATTATTAGCAGTTAAATCATCACGTGACTATATGAATGCCAAGAAGGGCATCACAAAACCAGAAATGTATGTGCTCTTTTCCTCTTTGTTTTCTTTAGCATCCAGCCGTAAATTATCAGTCTCTAAATATAGTGAGTATCAATAATGACTGTAGGATAATACCAGTTTCCGCACACTCAGCATACGACAAGGCTGCACAATATTTCAAGATCAAATTGTGGCGTGTCCCTGTTGATAAAGAATATCGAGCAGATGTTAAAGCTATTAACcgatatattaacaaaaatactATCATGGTAAAGTTTTGACTTTGGGAAGTTTTATGATCATTTTCCCTGGTTTTAAGCAAAAGTAAAATGCATTAGTGTGTTCAtatcttttcattattctttttgtttgttctcCTTCATTTTATAATTCTCAATCTCCATAGAAATGAGCCTTAGACTCTGAATTTCATCATAATTTGTTTACTTAGGCCCTGACTTTATGTCAAGTATTTAATCTGCTCACTAAAACATATGAGTATACAGATTGTTGGATCGGCACCTGGTTTCCCCCATGGCATAATCGATCCAATTGAGGCAAGTGCGCGGATCTTTTCCCAATTTCTacatcttttataaatactGCTAAGTATAATGGATTTTTGATCCTTTACTCGCTAAATTTCCTAGTTAAATTCTCTTTCAGGAGCTTGGTGATTTGGCTTCTAGCTACCAAATTTGTTTCCATGTTGACCTTTGTCTTGGAGGCTTTGTCTTACCTTTCGCTCGTAAGTTGGGGTATGTTTGATTTACTTTGTTTCCAGGTTATGGTTCTGTAAAGTAGAATGCTCTGTACTAACTATTTATCTAATTTTGTACTTCTATTGATTTATAGTTCTAAAGAAGTTCCTTTGCCCTTGCCCTCCCTTTATACAAGTTCTTTTCTATATAGTCAAATCATCAGCAACAATTAATTTATATCTATCTTATAGATACCACACTTTGTCTATATGATTCTTGTCATTTTCTACAGATACCCTGTACCTCCATTTGATTTCACTGTTCAAGGAGTAACCTCAATCTCAGTGGATGTACACAAGTATGGGCTGGCCCCAAAAGGAACCAGTGTAGTTCTGTACCGAAATCGTGAAATACGGAAGGTATAAAGTGCTACTTTCTGCCCCTTCTCTGTAATCACTGTTTAGCATTCAATTGAAGCATCTCTAAGCAGAAATTATGGATTTGTTTAAATATCCAGTTTGTGAGAGTTCATCGGAGATTAGACTTGTTCCTTTGGATATATTCTTCTTTATGAGGAAATTTTGTTCTCTTGATTATGAACTTTGTAAGTTCATCCTTAATATAATTTGTAGCCTTTATGTGACTGGAAATATTGTCTTGAATTTTAATGGTTTTTCTTTCTGAGATGCCCTCTTTACCTTTCCCTTATCAATGTCGAAGTTGCAGAGAGCAGTATAGTATACCTTGAAACATTTGGTATGGTGGTTCTACTTCATGTGCAATGAGTTGATACATTATGCTACACCttcattttatatgtatttattttaaaagtaatctGAGATCTTTTACATTTTCTTACTCCTGAAACATGTGCGGGGACTGGACGATCTTATACATTTTCTTACTCCTGAAACATGTGCGGGCACTGGACTAATTTGCTGCTGGTTCTTACATGTTAACAGCATCAATTTGTTGCTGGTAAGTTACTCATGTCAAAGAAGTATCCGTTATTTGTAGCTTTGCTACTGACTCAAGGAAAAAAAATCTCTATGAACTGTTGGTGGGGCAATTGATGTGATAATAAAAACTAGATCTGCACTGCGATCAACTTCAGTGAAAGGAGTTTCCAGGTGCTCTGAACCTTAAATACATTATCAGAAATTTgtctttttaaaagaataaatattccGTGAAACCAATTTAGtaagaaaaatcaaatgtgTACCCTTGCAATAAAGTAAGTGGCCATGATCTGAGATAATTTCCTATTACCTTTTGCCTTCCACTTATGGAAAAACAAATCACTCTCTTTCCTGCGAAAAAAGGGTAATAATTCTTATGAAGTTCTGATGACATATCCCTTGTATTCACATGATAGTGACTGAGTGGACTGGTGGGCTTTATGTTTCTCCAACAATTGCTGGAAGCAGAGCTGGAGGTCTGATAGCTGGGGCTTGGGCAGCAATGATATCTTTAGGCTCCGAAGGTTATAGACCTTTCTCATTCTTATTGGTTATCTCTTGGCATTTCCGTTTCTTCGTAGATGATAGTTTGTACACCTTGCAGGATACTTGGAAAACACCAAGGAGATCATGGAGGCATCAAAAAGAATTCAGAAAGGGTACATATAGTCTCACTTACAGTTTAATTCTTTTCCAGTCTAAGTACCATTGTACCTCACAATGATTCTACCTTCAGGATACAAGACATTCCAGAACTGTATGTTATTGGAAGGCCTGATATGAGTATAATTGCTTTTGGATCTGATGTTGTAGACATATTTGAAGTCAATGATGTTCTGTCGTCCAAAGGCTGGCATTTAAATGCATTACAGAGACCTAACAGGTATTGCAACTGCACATGATGCACACTTTGATGTAAGATTCATTCATGCTGGACACTAG
This DNA window, taken from Solanum lycopersicum chromosome 5, SLM_r2.1, encodes the following:
- the LOC101252083 gene encoding sphingosine-1-phosphate lyase, giving the protein MAFPIPPWLNQFRASANSFLSQYEPIILLITPLFSLLIARILQSIFLVIHDRGLKATIISFVMTAIKLVPGVKKHIDSEKQKIVDKLQGSCNRDGWRTELPKSGLGDNVLVQMRDEKQKDVTWQGKCSGTVYIGGNENEGHFSLINEACSMFAHTNPLHLSVFPSVVRFEAEVVAMTAAILGSKEKASGGKICGNMTSGGTESILLAVKSSRDYMNAKKGITKPEMIIPVSAHSAYDKAAQYFKIKLWRVPVDKEYRADVKAINRYINKNTIMIVGSAPGFPHGIIDPIEELGDLASSYQICFHVDLCLGGFVLPFARKLGYPVPPFDFTVQGVTSISVDVHKYGLAPKGTSVVLYRNREIRKHQFVAVTEWTGGLYVSPTIAGSRAGGLIAGAWAAMISLGSEGYLENTKEIMEASKRIQKGIQDIPELYVIGRPDMSIIAFGSDVVDIFEVNDVLSSKGWHLNALQRPNSVHICVTLQHVPVVQIFLKDLRDSVQTVKENPGPVNGGFAPIYGAAGKMPDRVMVQDLLVEFMDSSC